From Salvia splendens isolate huo1 chromosome 16, SspV2, whole genome shotgun sequence, a single genomic window includes:
- the LOC121771328 gene encoding protein PLASTID MOVEMENT IMPAIRED 15-like isoform X1, producing MADHEADTRPGSVKAAVQRISEGNSKLNNFQTSFQEKAFVKRRELHWAKRDTNLFAESRKNAELVTAEARSELFAAKKMAKDLKQRIDESNARAKSEMEDLEKLRMGKREEEEWNNANFECEKVMRELEMVKRELSKLKMDMASVMEERRRAEKEMNASLSKRETCLSSVESLTKEIEEVNEEHVLVELARIEAIKEYEEIETQTREQARIYASATAIELSQKKTQTIIDAKQLEARLMATMSEISVLESELKMKKGVENIQEVDSASLLESVLKELVATKKELEQVQEGSFQFMASMDVVRDELTHAMDQTTRLKKEEEETEMFIQSLNSKLLKAKTKLEETSAAEDKAKDIISNLKLTLEQLESEAETHEKEKSLSSEETAVVKAEIQKSEKEIDLSEERLQAALQDLKAVKSSEALALENLKSVIEKTVRNRGSASRPSSMITISKFEYEYLKGNAAGAKEIADKKVAAAQAWVEALKASEKEIQIKAELFRRETRELQVEEEREVHQTETEGSKKRDENEFEKWRQMMEPEKSLDVKAMNKSVKRTPTRRGMARRSASPVVHGTPRSTSFTVGRRRKVMPNLAKFFSGKPIESDVQPT from the exons ATGGCAGACCACGAGGCCGATACGAGGCCTGGCTCGGTCAAGGCAGCCGTCCAGCGAATTAGCGAAGGCAACTCCAAGCTCAACAACTTCCAAACATCATTTCAGGAG AAGGCTTTCGTCAAAAGGAGAGAGCTCCATTGGGCAAAGAGAGATACTAACCTTTTTGCCGAGAGCAGAAAGAATGCTGAGCTGGTAACTGCTGAAGCGAGGTCCGAGCTGTTTGCTGCAAAGAAAATGGCCAAGGATCTAAAGCAAAGAATCGATGAGTCGAATGCCAGAGCAAAATCAGAGATGGAGGACTTGGAGAAGCTGCGGATGGGTAAGCGAGAGGAAGAAGAATGGAACAATGCGAATTTTGAGTGTGAGAAAGTGATGAGAGAATTGGAAATGGTGAAACGAGAACTGAGCAAGCTCAAGATGGATATGGCTTCCGTCATGGAAGAGAGGAGGCGGGCGGAGAAAGAGATGAATGCATCCCTTTCGAAAAGAGAGACTTGCTTGAGTTCAGTTGAATCACTTACCAAGGAGATTGAGGAGGTCAATGAAGAGCACGTACTGGTTGAGCTGGCCCGAATCGAAGCCATTAAGGAGTATGAAGAAATCGAAACTCAAACCAGAGAACAGGCTCGAATCTACGCATCTGCAACTGCAATAGAGCTATCTCAGAAGAAAACGCAAACCATCATTGATGCAAAACAACTCGAAGCAAGACTGATGGCCACCATGTCGGAAATCAGTGTGTTAGAGAGCGAACTCAAAATGAAAAAGGGAGTAGAAAATATTCAGGAAGTGGATTCTGCGTCTTTGTTAGAGTCGGTGCTGAAAGAGTTGGTCGCAACAAAAAAGGAATTGGAACAAGTTCAAGAAGGAAGCTTCCAGTTTATGGCTTCCATGGATGTTGTCCGGGATGAGCTCACGCATGCCATGGACCAAACAACTCGAttaaagaaggaagaagaggaaaCAGAGATGTTTATACAAAGTCTCAATTCAAAGCTTCTAAAAGCCAAAACCAAGCTGGAAGAAACATCTGCGGCTGAAGACAAGGCAAAAGATATCATATCGAATCTCAAGCTCACACTTGAACAGCTCGAGTCAGAAGCTGAAACACACGAGAAAGAGAAGTCGCTCAGCAGCGAAGAAACTGCAGTTGTCAAGGCAGAAATTCAGAAATCAGAGAAAGAGATAGACTTGTCTGAGGAAAGATTACAAGCTGCGTTACAAGATCTCAAAGCTGTCAAATCATCAGAAGCATTGGCGCTCGAGAATCTGAAATCTGTTATCGAGAAGACAGTGAGAAATAGAGGTTCAGCCTCTCGGCCTAGCTCAATGATAACTATTTCAAAGTTTGAATACGAGTACCTGAAAGGGAATGCAGCGGGGGCGAAGGAGATAGCAGACAAGAAGGTTGCAGCTGCTCAGGCGTGGGTTGAAGCTTTGAAGGCAAGTGAGAAAGAAATTCAGATTAAAGCAGAGCTCTTCAGAAGAGAAACGAGAGAGCTACAAGTAGAGGAAGAACGCGAGGTTCATCAAACAGAAACAGAAGGAtcaaaaaaaagagatgaaaatGAGTTTGAGAAATGGAGGCAAATGATGGAACCAGAAAAGTCGCTTGATGTCAAAGCCATGAACAAAAGCGTTAAAAGGACACCAACAAGACGAGGAATGGCTCGGAGATCCGCTTCTCCAGTTGTTCATGGTACTCCTCGGTCAACTTCTTTCACGGTCGGGAGGAGGAGAAAGGTGATGCCAAATCTAGCCAAGTTTTTTAGCGGAAAGCCAATTGAGAGTGATGTACAACCCACATAG
- the LOC121771328 gene encoding protein PLASTID MOVEMENT IMPAIRED 15-like isoform X2 produces the protein MADHEADTRPGSVKAAVQRISEGNSKLNNFQTSFQEAFVKRRELHWAKRDTNLFAESRKNAELVTAEARSELFAAKKMAKDLKQRIDESNARAKSEMEDLEKLRMGKREEEEWNNANFECEKVMRELEMVKRELSKLKMDMASVMEERRRAEKEMNASLSKRETCLSSVESLTKEIEEVNEEHVLVELARIEAIKEYEEIETQTREQARIYASATAIELSQKKTQTIIDAKQLEARLMATMSEISVLESELKMKKGVENIQEVDSASLLESVLKELVATKKELEQVQEGSFQFMASMDVVRDELTHAMDQTTRLKKEEEETEMFIQSLNSKLLKAKTKLEETSAAEDKAKDIISNLKLTLEQLESEAETHEKEKSLSSEETAVVKAEIQKSEKEIDLSEERLQAALQDLKAVKSSEALALENLKSVIEKTVRNRGSASRPSSMITISKFEYEYLKGNAAGAKEIADKKVAAAQAWVEALKASEKEIQIKAELFRRETRELQVEEEREVHQTETEGSKKRDENEFEKWRQMMEPEKSLDVKAMNKSVKRTPTRRGMARRSASPVVHGTPRSTSFTVGRRRKVMPNLAKFFSGKPIESDVQPT, from the exons ATGGCAGACCACGAGGCCGATACGAGGCCTGGCTCGGTCAAGGCAGCCGTCCAGCGAATTAGCGAAGGCAACTCCAAGCTCAACAACTTCCAAACATCATTTCAGGAG GCTTTCGTCAAAAGGAGAGAGCTCCATTGGGCAAAGAGAGATACTAACCTTTTTGCCGAGAGCAGAAAGAATGCTGAGCTGGTAACTGCTGAAGCGAGGTCCGAGCTGTTTGCTGCAAAGAAAATGGCCAAGGATCTAAAGCAAAGAATCGATGAGTCGAATGCCAGAGCAAAATCAGAGATGGAGGACTTGGAGAAGCTGCGGATGGGTAAGCGAGAGGAAGAAGAATGGAACAATGCGAATTTTGAGTGTGAGAAAGTGATGAGAGAATTGGAAATGGTGAAACGAGAACTGAGCAAGCTCAAGATGGATATGGCTTCCGTCATGGAAGAGAGGAGGCGGGCGGAGAAAGAGATGAATGCATCCCTTTCGAAAAGAGAGACTTGCTTGAGTTCAGTTGAATCACTTACCAAGGAGATTGAGGAGGTCAATGAAGAGCACGTACTGGTTGAGCTGGCCCGAATCGAAGCCATTAAGGAGTATGAAGAAATCGAAACTCAAACCAGAGAACAGGCTCGAATCTACGCATCTGCAACTGCAATAGAGCTATCTCAGAAGAAAACGCAAACCATCATTGATGCAAAACAACTCGAAGCAAGACTGATGGCCACCATGTCGGAAATCAGTGTGTTAGAGAGCGAACTCAAAATGAAAAAGGGAGTAGAAAATATTCAGGAAGTGGATTCTGCGTCTTTGTTAGAGTCGGTGCTGAAAGAGTTGGTCGCAACAAAAAAGGAATTGGAACAAGTTCAAGAAGGAAGCTTCCAGTTTATGGCTTCCATGGATGTTGTCCGGGATGAGCTCACGCATGCCATGGACCAAACAACTCGAttaaagaaggaagaagaggaaaCAGAGATGTTTATACAAAGTCTCAATTCAAAGCTTCTAAAAGCCAAAACCAAGCTGGAAGAAACATCTGCGGCTGAAGACAAGGCAAAAGATATCATATCGAATCTCAAGCTCACACTTGAACAGCTCGAGTCAGAAGCTGAAACACACGAGAAAGAGAAGTCGCTCAGCAGCGAAGAAACTGCAGTTGTCAAGGCAGAAATTCAGAAATCAGAGAAAGAGATAGACTTGTCTGAGGAAAGATTACAAGCTGCGTTACAAGATCTCAAAGCTGTCAAATCATCAGAAGCATTGGCGCTCGAGAATCTGAAATCTGTTATCGAGAAGACAGTGAGAAATAGAGGTTCAGCCTCTCGGCCTAGCTCAATGATAACTATTTCAAAGTTTGAATACGAGTACCTGAAAGGGAATGCAGCGGGGGCGAAGGAGATAGCAGACAAGAAGGTTGCAGCTGCTCAGGCGTGGGTTGAAGCTTTGAAGGCAAGTGAGAAAGAAATTCAGATTAAAGCAGAGCTCTTCAGAAGAGAAACGAGAGAGCTACAAGTAGAGGAAGAACGCGAGGTTCATCAAACAGAAACAGAAGGAtcaaaaaaaagagatgaaaatGAGTTTGAGAAATGGAGGCAAATGATGGAACCAGAAAAGTCGCTTGATGTCAAAGCCATGAACAAAAGCGTTAAAAGGACACCAACAAGACGAGGAATGGCTCGGAGATCCGCTTCTCCAGTTGTTCATGGTACTCCTCGGTCAACTTCTTTCACGGTCGGGAGGAGGAGAAAGGTGATGCCAAATCTAGCCAAGTTTTTTAGCGGAAAGCCAATTGAGAGTGATGTACAACCCACATAG